A stretch of the Paenibacillus dendritiformis genome encodes the following:
- a CDS encoding histidine phosphatase family protein encodes MKPTTIYLVRHGQTEWNLEHRMQGHQDSPLTELGVQQAIWLGEALRHEPLDAIYASSSGRAYRTAELIRMERDVPIQACEDLKEIHLGAWEGQTQAAVKERDPEQFELFWNNPARFQVEGGETFHEVQERALARLLGIVRDHPGQSVLMVTHTVVVKLLMAHAEPRPLHLLWELPYIHPACLCKLEFIDGNPRILLHGDTSHYQDGHEAKAW; translated from the coding sequence ATGAAACCGACAACCATTTATCTAGTGCGCCACGGACAGACCGAGTGGAACCTGGAGCATCGAATGCAGGGGCATCAGGACTCGCCATTGACCGAGCTTGGTGTCCAACAAGCGATCTGGCTCGGCGAGGCGCTACGGCATGAGCCTCTTGATGCGATATATGCCAGTTCCAGCGGAAGGGCGTACCGGACCGCAGAGCTGATTCGGATGGAACGGGATGTGCCGATTCAGGCCTGCGAGGATCTGAAGGAGATTCACCTTGGCGCCTGGGAAGGACAGACGCAGGCGGCGGTGAAGGAGCGGGATCCGGAGCAATTCGAATTATTTTGGAACAACCCGGCCCGATTCCAGGTTGAAGGCGGCGAGACCTTCCATGAGGTTCAAGAGCGGGCTCTGGCGCGGCTCTTAGGCATCGTGCGCGACCATCCTGGCCAATCCGTCCTGATGGTGACCCATACGGTCGTGGTCAAGCTGCTGATGGCTCACGCGGAGCCGCGCCCTCTGCATCTGCTGTGGGAACTCCCCTACATTCATCCGGCATGTCTGTGCAAGCTGGAGTTCATTGATGGGAACCCCCGCATTTTATTGCACGGAGACACGTCCCATTACCAGGATGGCCATGAAGCGAAAGCTTGGTAG
- a CDS encoding FUSC family protein: MAFGARVLKTGIAVTLALYISQYFQFKTPVIAAVAAIFAMQPSIYRSWRYFLDQLQTNTLGAAIALLAGMAFSNEPIAVGIVCIVVIIICLKMKMEETVGLTLVTVISVMEASGQWDFALGRFALTLIGIGSAFLINILFFPPNPQAQFIGQIQNVFSRMSLLLRTAISDEMKESAFRVEKQGLEESLKSSSDKYKLFEEETKKLKRAKYRHTRRIVVYKQLLNTLRKGIEVLNIIEEHYFQSVRTKESDLFFDRHLELLIKCHEHVLLKFEDKVKPDSGDTANLERENERFMTQALQYGTDGPEGALRLSIVAASLYEYGHQISRLDRLVGHVDKEEDKGLLQSLL; encoded by the coding sequence ATGGCTTTTGGCGCCCGGGTGTTGAAGACGGGGATCGCCGTTACGCTCGCCTTATACATCAGTCAATATTTTCAATTCAAAACGCCGGTGATTGCCGCAGTGGCGGCCATCTTCGCCATGCAGCCGTCCATCTACCGGTCATGGCGTTATTTTCTCGATCAGCTGCAGACGAATACACTAGGGGCCGCAATTGCCCTGCTGGCCGGGATGGCGTTCTCGAACGAGCCGATTGCGGTCGGGATTGTGTGCATCGTGGTTATCATTATCTGTCTTAAGATGAAGATGGAGGAGACGGTAGGGCTCACGCTGGTCACCGTCATCTCCGTCATGGAAGCATCAGGGCAATGGGACTTCGCGCTTGGGCGGTTCGCGCTGACGCTGATTGGCATCGGTTCGGCATTTCTAATCAATATTTTGTTTTTCCCGCCGAACCCGCAGGCGCAATTTATCGGGCAGATTCAGAATGTTTTCAGCCGCATGTCGCTTTTGCTTCGCACCGCGATATCGGACGAGATGAAGGAGAGCGCGTTCCGCGTCGAGAAGCAGGGACTGGAGGAATCATTGAAGTCGAGCTCGGACAAGTACAAGCTGTTCGAGGAGGAGACGAAGAAGCTGAAGCGGGCCAAATACCGGCATACGCGCCGCATCGTCGTCTACAAGCAGCTGCTGAACACGCTGCGCAAAGGCATCGAGGTGCTCAATATCATCGAAGAGCATTATTTCCAGTCGGTCCGTACGAAGGAATCCGATCTGTTCTTCGATCGCCATCTGGAGCTGCTCATTAAATGCCATGAGCATGTCCTGCTCAAGTTCGAAGACAAGGTCAAGCCCGACAGCGGCGACACCGCCAATCTGGAGCGGGAGAACGAACGCTTCATGACCCAGGCGCTGCAGTACGGCACGGATGGACCGGAGGGAGCGTTGCGGTTATCGATCGTGGCTGCGTCCTTATATGAATACGGCCATCAGATCAGCCGGCTAGACCGCTTGGTCGGGCATGTGGATAAAGAAGAAGATAAGGGTCTGCTGCAAAGCTTGCTGTAG
- a CDS encoding alpha/beta fold hydrolase, with amino-acid sequence MPIARLNGVSLHYHVRGKGVPIIWIHPPLLTSENFNYQTAQLSDSFRVITFDIRGHGYSRPSEEPITYQLIVEDMLALMDKLGVKQAYVGGYSTGGSIALHALLSAPERFLGGVLISAMSEASDMWLRGRIRAAAALTRWKAKSLISWAITWGNADTRLTYKNLQRAARRGNNDNWRQYYQYSLNYNCTDRLQEIKAPVLLIYGQSDRSFHKYALILHHGLPNSQLYWIPKARHQIPTKNALEMNWLIEQWVKNRCRKLPEEREEALGWSGHLHDADRDIPEEQIQH; translated from the coding sequence GTGCCGATTGCCCGCTTGAACGGTGTCAGCCTGCACTATCATGTGCGAGGCAAAGGGGTGCCCATCATCTGGATCCACCCGCCATTGCTGACATCGGAAAATTTCAATTACCAGACAGCCCAATTGTCCGACAGTTTCCGGGTCATCACGTTCGACATTCGGGGACACGGATACAGCCGCCCGTCCGAAGAGCCGATCACATATCAGCTCATCGTGGAGGATATGCTTGCTCTGATGGATAAGCTGGGCGTGAAGCAAGCGTATGTCGGCGGCTACTCGACCGGAGGATCGATCGCTCTGCATGCGCTCTTGTCCGCCCCGGAGAGGTTCCTCGGCGGCGTGCTGATCAGCGCGATGTCCGAAGCGAGCGATATGTGGCTCCGCGGCCGAATCCGCGCGGCGGCAGCCTTGACGCGCTGGAAGGCCAAGTCGCTTATATCATGGGCGATCACATGGGGGAACGCCGATACCCGCCTTACCTACAAAAATCTTCAGCGGGCGGCCAGGAGAGGCAATAATGACAACTGGAGGCAGTACTACCAGTACAGCTTGAACTACAATTGCACGGATCGGCTGCAGGAGATCAAGGCGCCGGTGCTGCTCATTTACGGACAGAGCGATAGAAGCTTTCACAAATACGCGCTTATTCTGCATCATGGCCTGCCGAACAGCCAATTGTACTGGATCCCGAAGGCGAGGCATCAAATTCCGACCAAAAATGCACTGGAGATGAATTGGCTGATAGAGCAGTGGGTGAAAAACCGCTGCAGGAAGCTGCCTGAGGAGCGGGAGGAAGCGTTGGGCTGGTCAGGGCATTTGCACGATGCCGATAGAGATATCCCGGAAGAACAGATTCAGCATTGA
- a CDS encoding 3-hydroxyacyl-ACP dehydratase FabZ family protein, producing MNRENDRGLTDRGMKDARAILTVQALADARGLTVCMVDNLRLALPSTQPMVFFISNDRKQEQEMTDNHNAITDRLPHRYPFLMVDCITGLQAGQWAKGTKKVTGTEWYFAGQTPGPTMPHTMIVEALAQLGALAAMGHGGKLGFLSSIKGAEFCGHASPGDCLDLEYTLLKARRGFVVGSGQASVNGKVIVKVDEIMVYVESDTKERLL from the coding sequence ATGAACAGGGAGAACGATCGGGGATTGACCGATCGAGGGATGAAGGATGCCCGGGCGATTCTGACTGTTCAAGCGCTCGCTGACGCGAGGGGATTGACGGTATGCATGGTTGATAATTTGCGCTTGGCGCTTCCGTCAACGCAACCAATGGTATTTTTTATATCAAACGATAGAAAGCAGGAGCAGGAAATGACAGACAACCACAATGCAATAACGGATCGCTTGCCGCATCGGTATCCGTTCCTGATGGTGGATTGCATTACCGGCCTTCAAGCGGGGCAGTGGGCGAAGGGCACCAAAAAAGTCACAGGAACGGAGTGGTATTTCGCCGGCCAGACGCCGGGGCCGACGATGCCGCATACGATGATCGTAGAGGCTCTGGCTCAATTAGGCGCGTTGGCCGCGATGGGACATGGCGGCAAGCTTGGCTTCTTGTCATCCATCAAAGGTGCGGAATTCTGCGGTCATGCCTCGCCGGGGGATTGCCTGGATCTCGAGTACACGCTTCTCAAGGCAAGGCGGGGCTTTGTCGTTGGCAGCGGCCAGGCTTCGGTCAACGGCAAAGTGATTGTGAAAGTGGATGAGATTATGGTATATGTGGAAAGTGATACGAAAGAAAGATTGTTATAA
- a CDS encoding BsuPI-related putative proteinase inhibitor — protein sequence MKQINRLACGLVIAGMMALPAGTQAEPRAIEPGSNAIEMNDLSRADLAVLLAELFGLDTKKTSTAFADAADHWATARGAIPAVIEAGLMKGTDAEHFRPDRTVTYQEMIAALVRGYQLDEIAAPAFDQAKSSSYKCSAWASRYIHAAVALSIVKDDLDFRKPISGLTAKKLADEFREAVRISPLVSKLEVGRSKQGQALLTFTVTNPSHEELLLEFSSSQRYDFKVTDAAGRVVYLASKDKVYLTVLGEETLLPGKSLTYSEAVNLQEGQTYTVEFWLVTEPKAYLKQEIQF from the coding sequence ATGAAGCAGATTAACAGACTTGCCTGCGGATTGGTTATTGCGGGCATGATGGCGCTTCCGGCCGGAACCCAGGCGGAACCGCGGGCCATAGAGCCCGGCAGCAATGCCATAGAAATGAACGATCTGAGCCGGGCTGATCTGGCGGTCCTGCTGGCCGAGCTCTTCGGACTGGATACGAAGAAGACGAGCACGGCATTCGCGGATGCGGCCGATCACTGGGCCACGGCCCGGGGGGCCATTCCCGCCGTCATCGAAGCGGGACTGATGAAGGGAACGGATGCCGAACATTTCCGGCCCGATCGAACCGTAACCTATCAGGAGATGATCGCTGCGCTTGTACGGGGGTACCAGCTTGACGAGATTGCCGCGCCGGCATTCGATCAGGCGAAGTCATCTTCTTACAAGTGCTCGGCGTGGGCGTCCCGCTATATTCACGCGGCTGTAGCCTTGTCGATCGTCAAAGACGATCTTGACTTCCGTAAGCCAATCTCCGGGCTAACGGCTAAGAAGCTGGCGGATGAGTTCCGGGAGGCCGTCCGGATCTCGCCGCTGGTGTCGAAGCTGGAAGTCGGACGCAGCAAGCAGGGTCAGGCGCTGCTGACGTTCACCGTCACCAACCCGTCGCATGAAGAGCTCCTTCTTGAGTTCAGCTCCTCGCAGCGGTATGACTTCAAGGTGACTGACGCCGCGGGCAGAGTGGTATATCTCGCCTCCAAGGACAAAGTTTATTTAACCGTATTGGGAGAAGAGACGCTGCTCCCCGGGAAATCGCTGACCTACAGCGAGGCTGTGAATCTTCAGGAGGGCCAGACCTATACGGTAGAGTTCTGGCTCGTCACCGAGCCTAAGGCGTACTTGAAGCAGGAGATCCAATTCTAA
- a CDS encoding TetR/AcrR family transcriptional regulator, protein MEDRSADKKKHILQSAMKLFATQGYVQTTMQEIAQYCKMSKGSVYQHYASKEELLLSIFKYYFRLLYDRVQIIERDPLLTPRERMKKKIEVHMVMLSEYPEFTTMQMRENAGFANKEIHQFLQQVSLDNTRSIMNNLTDMYGNAISPYKLDLTLLLNGIITTYLNVILLEEVTVKLDRLSDYALDLVDLNAQKLLQSRPEPFMKEEDWPALLHAIRQEPQKAMHPLVLVQKMREELSRQNLPPQRYKDSIDSLAVLEQELMEIQPRRVIVLGMLANLNRVETLRPVCDQLETAVQHLNRL, encoded by the coding sequence ATGGAGGATCGTTCGGCAGATAAAAAGAAGCATATTTTGCAGTCAGCGATGAAGCTGTTTGCTACGCAAGGCTATGTGCAGACGACGATGCAGGAGATAGCTCAATATTGCAAAATGTCCAAGGGCAGCGTATATCAGCATTACGCTTCCAAAGAAGAACTTTTGTTAAGCATATTCAAATATTATTTCCGGCTGCTCTATGATCGGGTACAGATCATTGAACGGGATCCGTTATTGACGCCCCGTGAACGGATGAAGAAGAAGATCGAAGTCCATATGGTGATGTTATCCGAATATCCCGAGTTCACCACGATGCAAATGCGGGAAAATGCCGGGTTCGCCAATAAAGAGATTCATCAATTTTTGCAGCAGGTCAGTCTTGATAACACCCGGAGCATCATGAATAATCTGACGGATATGTACGGGAACGCCATCTCGCCCTACAAGCTCGATCTGACCTTGCTGCTGAACGGAATCATTACCACCTACTTAAACGTGATCTTGCTGGAGGAGGTTACGGTGAAGCTGGACCGCCTCAGTGATTACGCGCTTGACCTGGTCGATCTGAACGCACAAAAGCTGCTGCAATCCCGGCCGGAACCGTTCATGAAGGAGGAGGATTGGCCGGCGCTTCTTCATGCGATCCGCCAGGAGCCGCAGAAAGCGATGCATCCGCTCGTCCTGGTCCAGAAAATGCGCGAAGAGTTGAGCCGGCAGAACCTCCCGCCCCAACGATACAAGGATTCCATTGATTCGCTTGCGGTACTGGAGCAGGAGCTAATGGAGATTCAGCCGCGGCGGGTCATCGTATTGGGGATGCTCGCCAATCTGAACCGGGTGGAGACGCTGCGCCCTGTCTGCGATCAACTGGAGACGGCTGTGCAGCACTTGAATCGGCTGTAA
- a CDS encoding CAP domain-containing protein yields the protein MKNTLKKVAVTSAIALAPVLAAGSAFAAPQADAVKAQSPNCYMVKVNGVNVKAVIPDPAKSSDWQAWLDNLVKEWNNQGHNGSKQPVVKQPTVQNPGNSANKPESKPTPAPTKPAQPVPSTENGTAADKSDFASQVVDLVNKERAKAGLNPLQSDEKLTKVAMIKAQDMYNNNYFDHQSPTLGSPFDLMKSQGVQYRTAGENIAKGQRTPEEVMNAWMNSEGHRQNIMNPNYTSIGVAYYNGEWVQEFTG from the coding sequence ATGAAGAATACGCTCAAAAAAGTAGCAGTGACCAGCGCCATCGCGCTAGCGCCGGTTCTGGCGGCGGGATCCGCCTTCGCGGCTCCGCAGGCCGACGCGGTGAAAGCGCAAAGCCCGAATTGTTATATGGTAAAAGTAAACGGCGTCAATGTGAAAGCCGTCATCCCGGATCCGGCAAAATCCAGCGACTGGCAAGCTTGGTTGGACAACCTGGTCAAGGAATGGAATAATCAAGGCCATAACGGCAGCAAGCAGCCAGTTGTCAAGCAGCCGACGGTTCAAAATCCAGGCAATTCCGCCAACAAGCCGGAGTCCAAGCCAACGCCTGCTCCAACGAAGCCGGCCCAGCCTGTGCCAAGCACGGAGAATGGCACGGCAGCGGACAAGTCGGATTTCGCGAGCCAAGTGGTGGATTTGGTCAACAAGGAACGGGCCAAAGCCGGCTTGAACCCGCTTCAATCGGATGAGAAGCTGACCAAGGTAGCGATGATCAAGGCGCAAGATATGTATAACAACAATTATTTTGACCATCAATCGCCGACGCTTGGTTCGCCGTTCGATCTGATGAAGTCGCAGGGCGTCCAATACCGCACGGCCGGCGAGAACATCGCCAAAGGACAGCGTACGCCGGAAGAGGTCATGAACGCTTGGATGAACAGCGAAGGGCATCGCCAAAACATTATGAATCCGAACTACACATCGATTGGCGTCGCGTACTACAACGGTGAATGGGTTCAAGAGTTTACCGGCTAA
- a CDS encoding MFS transporter — protein sequence MSEARRKYNGPLVILMMNMFVTMVGMGLIIPILPSFLQEFGGGGQAMGYLVAAFGLTQFLFSPIAGEWSDKYGRKILIVSGVGIFALSQIVFALADQMWMLYLSRLLGGLGAALLTSPMMAYIADITTVDERAKGMGLFGASMTLGVVIGPGIGGLLAEYGIRVPFYFAAGLAVAGTLLSLIFLPETLPPEKRIAIQQSKNGPRSTMVQQFLASFKAPYFVLLALVFTMSFGLQNFESIFGLYFDGKLGFTPKQISLIITFGALIGVIVQAVLIERLLRRFGEKKVLHACFILAGASMVVTLFVRQFAAIFAVTLLFFAATAIIRPALNTLLSKMAGNEQGFVAGMNTAYMSLGNIIGPSIAGILYDVNTNIPYVFGAAILLLSTMILANWKRTGKGEAPSSTASM from the coding sequence ATGTCGGAAGCAAGGCGGAAGTACAACGGACCATTGGTCATCTTGATGATGAACATGTTCGTGACGATGGTAGGAATGGGGTTGATCATCCCGATACTGCCTTCTTTTTTGCAGGAATTCGGCGGCGGAGGGCAAGCAATGGGCTACCTGGTTGCCGCTTTCGGGCTGACCCAGTTCCTGTTCTCCCCCATTGCGGGGGAATGGTCGGATAAATACGGCCGCAAAATATTGATTGTAAGCGGGGTTGGCATCTTCGCTTTGTCGCAAATTGTGTTCGCCTTGGCGGATCAGATGTGGATGCTGTATCTGTCCCGCCTTCTCGGCGGCTTGGGTGCGGCATTGTTAACTTCGCCGATGATGGCGTATATTGCCGATATTACGACTGTGGATGAGCGGGCCAAGGGGATGGGACTGTTCGGCGCTTCCATGACGCTGGGGGTTGTCATCGGTCCGGGCATCGGGGGGCTGCTGGCGGAATACGGCATTCGCGTTCCCTTCTACTTCGCCGCCGGGTTAGCCGTAGCCGGAACGCTGCTCTCCCTGATCTTCCTGCCCGAGACGCTGCCTCCAGAGAAGCGGATCGCGATACAGCAGAGCAAGAACGGGCCGCGGTCGACTATGGTGCAACAATTTCTGGCATCCTTTAAGGCGCCGTACTTTGTGCTCCTTGCGCTTGTTTTTACGATGTCATTCGGCCTGCAGAATTTCGAATCGATATTCGGATTGTACTTCGACGGCAAGCTCGGCTTCACGCCAAAGCAAATCTCGCTTATTATTACGTTCGGCGCATTGATTGGGGTTATCGTGCAGGCGGTTCTGATCGAGCGGCTGCTGCGCCGCTTCGGCGAGAAGAAGGTGCTGCATGCTTGTTTCATTCTGGCCGGCGCATCGATGGTAGTGACGCTCTTTGTCCGGCAATTCGCAGCGATTTTTGCGGTGACGCTGCTGTTTTTTGCCGCTACCGCGATCATTCGGCCAGCGTTGAACACGCTGCTGTCCAAAATGGCTGGCAACGAGCAAGGCTTTGTCGCCGGCATGAATACGGCGTATATGAGTCTGGGCAATATTATCGGGCCGTCGATTGCCGGAATTTTATATGACGTGAATACAAATATTCCTTACGTGTTCGGAGCCGCGATTTTATTGCTCAGCACAATGATTCTTGCCAACTGGAAGCGAACCGGAAAAGGGGAGGCTCCATCCTCGACGGCGTCCATGTGA
- the fosB gene encoding metallothiol transferase FosB, with product MSYIRGLNHLCFSVSDLEASIAFYRDILEGQLLCVGRRLAYFDCHGLWIALNQEDIDRSRQEVTYTHIAFSINEEDYEPVRQKLLDYGVTVLAGRERSQEDRQSIYFLDPDNHCFEFHTGTLGDRLQYYRASKPHIEFFD from the coding sequence ATGTCATATATCAGAGGCTTGAATCATTTATGCTTTTCCGTGTCTGATCTGGAAGCATCAATCGCTTTCTATCGCGATATTTTGGAAGGCCAGCTGCTGTGCGTCGGGAGACGGCTGGCTTACTTCGATTGCCATGGCTTGTGGATTGCGCTGAATCAGGAGGATATCGACCGCTCTCGGCAGGAAGTTACCTATACGCATATCGCGTTCAGCATTAATGAAGAGGATTACGAGCCAGTGCGCCAGAAGCTGCTGGATTATGGGGTTACGGTACTCGCCGGCCGGGAAAGGTCACAGGAAGACAGGCAGTCGATTTATTTTCTCGATCCCGATAATCACTGCTTCGAATTCCATACGGGGACGCTTGGCGATCGGCTCCAATACTACCGGGCCAGCAAGCCGCACATTGAGTTTTTTGACTGA